AATGTGTACAATTCAATTTTATCTAATGCTTAAAGGAAATGTGAAAAACTTGATAATTCTATTGGCCTTATGCATTTTGTCTTTAAATCGTGTTGAATTATTGACCCTACGTATCTATACCATTTTGCAAATCCTTATTCAATCTTAAAAGATTTGATTGTTCtgtcaaaaggaaaagaaggaaGTCTTACAGCTGCAATATTTTAGTTTTGGTAAACTTCCCAGGTGACATagtcaaaccttttttttcttttcttttttggaaaaagacATAGTCAAACTTTTGAGAGAGTTGTCTAGGTTATCACATTAGGAATAAGCATGATGACAACATTTGAAAAAGACGCATCAACATACATCACAAAAGAccatcaaaaataataataataatacatttgcAGAAGCAACTACACGGGTGATATATattaaaggaaaatattaacGGATGTCTCTAAGAATGatgttttaataatttatttaaagaaaaaattttatgagaaaaaaaaaataatttttaaacaattttttctatttcctataaaagtgatatcaaaatttttctaaaatagattattaatcaTTGCCCATTCATTAGCATGACTCATGATTTAAAGCTCGACATTATTTGTTTCTATATTAGGAAAATGCACAAAAGTGGAAGCCAGAAAAGTAAATTGTACGTGAAAGATGAGTCTTCTATTGCCCAATTTTGACTGCACAAACTGATGATATTAACAATAACTTTCTTGATAAGTGTAAGAGCGCCCATATATACCCGGCCGCAAGACATTTTTTTATGCATGGCTGAAGGCTTGAAGCCAGAGCAAAGACAATACAATTCACATGGATGGCTAAAGATCCAACTCAGGATAAACCAAACACCAATTAGAGTAAATACTAAAACAagaataacaacaataataaataatacattAAAACTTAAAGCTCAATCTGTTTGTCAGAAGACTAGCAGATATCTTTACCAAGCCTCCTCCACCAAGATGTTTTCGTGCATTAGCTGCCAAATTCAAGTTGGTCTCCACTCACCCAAATGAGTTTGTGAGAGACTCTTAGAATATAAGCTCGCAAGGTGCTTAGGCCAATTATTCAAGGTTTCTTGTACTACACTTATATTACTTATACAACATATCTTGTCTACCTATACAAAAGGCAGAcctttatactttattttatacAGCTTAATACACAATCTTTTAGCCTTTAACAAGAGGACTCAAGCAAATTACTGACTAGGCTCCATTTCATTGCACTGGAAGCCGGTTCAAAGTTCCATGGAAATATGTTACATTAACTTTATATCATTTCTGCAGCTCTTAGATTAACATCAGTTGCGTTTCGTATCTCATTTCTGCAGTGATGAGGTTTCGCGACAGTGCTTCTCTTTTGAGTGTAGCTTTGCAAAACTACATTATTTAGATAAAAGctattgttattattaacaatgtagatttttttatactttgcaaaaatttgaataatCTTACACCTTATGAGAGCCTCCTCATTAGTCTCATGTTTAGAAGGCTCCAGATTACCCATCTCTAAATTCACCCTTGAGGCCGGTTTCTTTAATAATCCTTCTGCAACCTTTGCAAGATTTTCCATATTCTCTTTGGTGGAAATATCAACAGAAGAAACTTCTCCCTCCAGCGTATCATCCTGAATGTTAAAATAATTGTTGAATGATTAAAGTTGTCTTTTTCCATAGACTTAAACTTTTAGAACAAGAGGTAACTAATTTATCACTCTCATATTAATGTGCCAACATGGGTATTAACTATTAAGTTTAATTATTACCAGAATTCGGAGATAGTTATTTTCACAATCGAGAGCTTTAAAAACAACAGAAATGTGAAAGTCCACTATATCAGCACTCGCTTGAGTGAACACATCCACCAATGGGGCAGAGTGACCACTAGTTAACCACCCGAATATACCCCACCAAGCTGCTTCTTTGGCAGTGTATTTCTCGTCAACTTTTGTTGAACCAGTTCCTAGTGATAGAACCAGAAATCGACCATAATCTGCTGTCTTTATGGAACTGAAGTTAGGACTCCCCCGGTTAATCTCTTTTGTCACTTCGCCAATGGCAATTAAAGCCTATAGAATCATATGAAAATTAGACAATGATATTAACGTTTAAGAGAGTATGACttcaaatagaataaaaaagtgatgtataTTAAACTTATTATCAGATTATTAGCAGCTACACCACCATCAATAAGATTGAATTTTCTCACTCTTCCAGTTGAGTCTTTGGTATCAAAATTATGGGCAGGGAAATATGTTGGCGCAGCTGAGGTTCCGAAGCATATATCTGAAAGTAAGGCATCAAAGTGTGCATGGTTCTTAACCTAATTAAGGCATGGATACAAATATATGttagttcttttttgtttatgtgaAGTGTTAATTCCTTCTCATTAGACAGGATTAATTTCAGGTAAAGTTAAAAACTTGGATTAATTTGAAAACCTCATAGCTGGAGAAAATGGCTGGCTGGAGTTGCTTCATGTCAAAGGTTGGGATTACCACATTGGTCAGTGTGTGGTGTAATTGAGTATTCCCAAGTTTTTCCTTCAGAAGGCTATGAAGATACTTTCCATCGCATTTTGGTCCTGTTATGGCTTTGATCAATTTTGTTGCTTGAGCAAATGGAGAACTGTTGCTTAAGCAGATTAGTATACAGATTAGTATAGTGTTATTTAATATGGAACAAGATATAGTGATAGCATGAAAAACATTGAGGCTCAATTGTTACCGGTCTTGAGGAAAGATTTTAGGTCCATTATCAAAATAGAAGGCCTTGATGTCTTTTGCAGAATACATGGGGCGTTTGTTTTCATTTGGTGCAGTTGGCATGGTAGTCACAAGACCTACTGTGCTTGTCCCTGCGATCACATCAAAATAATCTGCAATTCTAGCTTCGGGGCCATCAATTTTCTGCACCATAATGTAAAAAGTGTAAACAAAACCATGTGAAAAAACTAGTCATGTGTTAATTGCCATTACTATTTTCAATAACTTATATGTAGTACCACTTTAGTCAATTTTTATAAAGCTCAAGCTTGTCAAATGATCTTCTAGAAGTTAATCTACACGCATGGCTTGTAAGTGACTATATTGGGATGAAACTCATGAAAGTTACTAATCAAacccattttttatttgaaagaaaaaaaaaaaggcaattatGCAAGCTACCAATGattgatttctttttccttttaaataagAACTTTATATTGAAAACTAATATTTCAACTTTATACACATAGATGACATGTGCCAACTGGCTGGTATATAACAATATTGTAACTTGTAACTCAAACTCAAGGAAGTTGAGAATGAATCCTGGAATAATCCCCCTTATTCCACCTCCATTAATGCTAAGAACAATAATGAGGTTTTCATGTGTTGGAGGTtctaaagttgtaatttacaactattttgtgttgcctttaattccgtgccaaatttgattgtaattttgttcaactttttgtaccctgtatttcatatgtgatttatttgtaagggttgtatgaaagagagagagtgtgaagacttaaGGCAACTATTGAAGACAAAAGAAGTTTTCGCAGGTAGCTCGCAAGTAGCCTTCCCGCGAAGTGAGGCATGTGCTCAGCATATGATTGAAATGCGAAGAGTCAAGACAAATGGTGACACCTGGTTTTCgtgagtgtctcgcgggtaaggccttcctgcGAGATACCCATGAAACaatttgttttgctattttgtcatatctactccactacatcctcatacacactatatataccagcattacccacatattgagtagagagtttttcaaagagaaaaccttgGCCACAAACtcttgagagtgagagattgtCATATccacaattctctacaccatTCATTATGGTTTTCCTATACTCCTACCTCTGcatttccaaatccttgagagatTGATAGTTCAAACACTTACTACACCCATAttgagtgtcaagtgaggttttggtgttgTTGGGAAGTGTTGGAAGAAGTCAAGTTTTAACGAATACAATCGGGCGCATTGCaggatccgaaaagctagacaagacacggtttcTAGAAACTTTGTTGGAgtaagagcttggagggcttagatgcactaggtagattaggcttggagagtctcttgctattcgtgtatcccaacttattgtctagtggatcgatttaccgcttagaGGGTGGCAGAAAGGTTTTTTCGttgagttcttcagtttcctcttcgataacacatcagcgtgtt
This genomic stretch from Castanea sativa cultivar Marrone di Chiusa Pesio chromosome 1, ASM4071231v1 harbors:
- the LOC142637644 gene encoding patatin-like protein 2, with amino-acid sequence ITTLEPPTHENLIIVLSINGGGIRGIIPGFILNFLEFELQKIDGPEARIADYFDVIAGTSTVGLVTTMPTAPNENKRPMYSAKDIKAFYFDNGPKIFPQDRSPFAQATKLIKAITGPKCDGKYLHSLLKEKLGNTQLHHTLTNVVIPTFDMKQLQPAIFSSYEVKNHAHFDALLSDICFGTSAAPTYFPAHNFDTKDSTGRVRKFNLIDGGVAANNQALIAIGEVTKEINRGSPNFSSIKTADYGRFLVLSLGTGSTKVDEKYTAKEAAWWGIFGWLTSGHSAPLVDVFTQASADIVDFHISVVFKALDCENNYLRILDDTLEGEVSSVDISTKENMENLAKVAEGLLKKPASRVNLEMGNLEPSKHETNEEALISFAKLHSKEKHCRETSSLQK